The Coffea arabica cultivar ET-39 chromosome 8e, Coffea Arabica ET-39 HiFi, whole genome shotgun sequence genome window below encodes:
- the LOC113704934 gene encoding uncharacterized protein has product MRLQTAADEVRCKTFPMFLKGKARLWFQGLAPGSIRSFPELAKQFAAQFVSSKTYSKNVTHLMAIMQKPDESLRNFMTRFNTESLQIRDKDEKVVMAVFMNRLRVEELFYKLAEKPPGDLEELLTRVHAAANAEEAAHLKRESDREIGDRRGRETPPRTRTARPRRMFSTGSQRIKLPINRRFRKKATPP; this is encoded by the coding sequence ATGCGTCTGCAAACCGCTGCGGATGAGGTCCGCTGCAAAACCTTCCCCATGTTCCTGAAGGGAAAGGCCCGGCTCTGGTTCCAGGGTCTGGCACCGGGGTCCATCCGGAGTTTCCCCGAACTGGCCAAACAGTTCGCCGCCCAGTTCGTCTCCTCGAAGACTTACTCGAAAAACGTGACCCATCTGATGGCAATCATGCAGAAGCCGGACGAGTCCCTGAGAAATTTCATGACCCGCTTCAACACGGAGAGCTTGCAGATCAGGGACAAGGATGAAAAGGTGGTCATGGCCGTCTTCATGAACAGGCTCAGGGTGGAAGAGCTCTTCTACAAGCTCGCCGAGAAGCCTCCCGGAGACCTGGAAGAGCTCTTGACCAGGGTGCACGCGGCCGCCAATGCGGAGGAGGCTGCTCACCTGAAGAGAGAGTCAGATCGGGAGATCGGAGATCGGAGAGGACGGGAAACCCCCCCGAGAACAAGGACGGCCCGGCCAAGAAGAATGTTTTCGACCGGTTCTCAAAGGATAAAGCTCCCGATCAACCGCCGCTTCCGGAAAAAGGCTACACCCCCCTAA
- the LOC140012819 gene encoding uncharacterized protein: MEECQKAFTDLKAYLAELPALTAPEQGETLFLYLSACNETVSAVLVREDRRVQRPIYYVSRALQGPNTWYTPAKKLVLALVHAARKLRPYFQTHSITVLTDQPLRQILTKPEVSGRMTKWAVELVEHDIGYQSRTAIKAQALADFLAEGASLSVSEPNSMPEEALPEEPWVLFVDGASSKEGSGAGLLLTSPTGEELTYALRFDFPASNNEAEYETLLTGLRIAHQMGITAIRVQSDSQLVVYQVRGEYEANEDVMKKYLAKVHEAIKLFDIFEIERVPRSQNKRADALSKLESSSFAHLSKKVLVEVVKQKSIGQV; encoded by the coding sequence ATGGAGGAATGCCAGAAAGCCTTCACCGACCTAAAAGCATACTTGGCTGAGCTGCCTGCTCTGACTGCCCCGGAGCAGGGAGAAACCCTGTTCCTATACTTGTCTGCTTGCAACGAGACCGTTAGCGCGGTTTTGGTGCGAGAGGATAGGAGGGTTCAAAGGCCAATATACTACGTTAGCCGTGCCTTACAAGGGCCGAACACATGGTACACGCCGGCGAAAAAATTGGTCCTCGCCCTGGTGCACGCCGCCCGGAAGCTCCGACCTTATTTCCAGACCCACAGCATTACCGTCCTGACGGATCAACCCTTACGACAGATACTCACAAAACCTGAGGTATCGGGCAGAATGACCAAATGGGCCGTCGAACTTGTCGAGCACGACATCGGCTATCAGTCTCGCACCGCTATCAAAGCTCAGGCCCTGGCAGACTTCCTCGCCGAGGGAGCCAGTCTGTCCGTGTCCGAGCCGAACTCTATGCCCGAGGAGGCGCTGCCGGAAGAGCCGTGGGTACTATTTGTAGACGGGGCCTCAAGTAAGGAGGGGAGCGGAGCCGGCCTGCTGCTCACCTCGCCCACCGGGGAGGAGTTGACCTACGCCCTCAGGTTTGACTTCCCGGCATCCAACAATGAGGCTGAGTACGAGACCCTATTGACAGGATTGCGGATAGCCCACCAGATGGGTATAACCGCGATCAGGGTCCAGAGTGACTCTCAGCTAGTAGTCTACCAGGTCCGCGGGGAGTACGAGGCCAATGAGGATGTCATGAAAAAATATTTGGCTAAGGTGCATGAGGCGATAAAACTGTTCGACATTTTTGAGATTGAGCGGGTGCCGAGGTCACAGAACAAGCGGGCGGACGCCCTGTCGAAACTGGAGTCCTCCTCGTTTGCCCACTTGAGCAAGAAAGTCTTGGTGGAGGTGGTTAAGCAAAAGAGCATTGGCCAGGTCTAG
- the LOC140012820 gene encoding uncharacterized protein, whose amino-acid sequence MNPIVDFLSSGALPVNKTEARRLRLRTAKYAYAGGTLYRRSYLSSWLKCVTLEEGDYVLREVHEGLCGAHVGSRMLAKKYLLLGYYWPSLFRDAAALVQKCRTCQVQPRYATNPLGRWSPSTVLGPLPSGE is encoded by the coding sequence ATGAATCCCATCGTGGATTTCCTCAGCTCGGGTGCCCTTCCAGTGAATAAAACCGAGGCTCGCCGACTCCGACTCAGAACTGCTAAGTACGCCTATGCCGGGGGGACCCTTTACAGGAGGTCGTATTTGTCTTCCTGGCTAAAGTGCGTAACTCTTGAGGAGGGCGACTATGTTCTCCGAGAAGTTCACGAAGGCTTGTGCGGAGCACATGTGGGGTCCCGAATGTTGGCCAAGAAATACCTGCTCCTAGGCTACTACTGGCCCTCGTTGTTTCGGGATGCCGCAGCTCTTGTTCAGAAATGCCGAACTTGCCAGGTGCAGCCCCGCTACGCCACCAACCCACTCGGGAGATGGTCCCCATCTACAGTCCTTGGCCCTTTGCCCAGTGGGGAATAG
- the LOC113704939 gene encoding uncharacterized protein, whose amino-acid sequence MVGEGVQHASFLVYHNCLPIPLTVSVVHALCTREERRALWSALMRDKPLHEPWFVGGDFNVVVDAGEKEGGLPFRLSEALDFLDFMSSAELFDAGFFGSSYTWCNNCMGRARIWKRLDRLLINASCHDAGLVVFVSYLARDPSDHSSLLFSVRTRVDGKPRPFCFINVWTSYVGFRDVVQASWQKGYSGFPLQIVCSKLSRLKANIKSWNKQSFGNIFGNTRRAEEVVLVAEKRVEEDGSTETQEDLL is encoded by the coding sequence ATGGTGGGGGAGGGGGTACAGCATGCCTCGTTTCTTGTTTACCATAATTGCCTGCCCATCCCTTTGACTGTCTCCGTCGTCCATGCTTTGTGCACGAGGGAGGAGAGACGGGCATTGTGGAGTGCTCTGATGAGAGACAAGCCTTTGCATGAGCCATGGTTTGTTGGTGGGGACTTTAACGTTGTGGTTGATGCGGGGGAAAAGGAAGGAGGACTGCCTTTTCGTTTATCGGAGGCGCTCGATTTCTTGGACTTCATGTCCTCTGCGGAGTTGTTTGATGCTGGTTTCTTTGGTTCATCGTATACATGGTGCAATAATTGCATGGGTCGGGCAAGAATTTGGAAGCGTTTGGACCGGCTCTTAATTAATGCCTCATGCCATGATGCTGGACTCGTAGTGTTCGTCTCCTATTTAGCTAGGGACCCCTCAGATCACTCCTCTCTTTTGTTCTCTGTCAGGACACGGGTGGATGGGAAGCCCCGCCCTTTTTGTTTTATAAATGTGTGGACATCCTATGTTGGCTTTAGGGATGTGGTTCAAGCATCCTGGCAGAAAGGGTATTCCGGTTTTCCTCTCCAAATAGTTTGTTCTAAGTTGTCCCGTCTAAAAGCGAATATAAAAAGTTGGAATAAACAGTCCTTTGGTAACATATTTGGTAATACAAGGCGGGCAGAGGAGGTGGTACTTGTAGCGGAGAAGCGGGTAGAGGAGGATGGGTCAACTGAAACCCAGGAGGAtttactgtga
- the LOC140012821 gene encoding uncharacterized protein, which produces MSKATGLIQRMALDSDNELLEGVPAVEEVRHMIFSMDGDSAAGPDGYPGKFFTFAWDIIAQDIYNAVVSFFCGEEVPRRVATTFIVLNPKVQNPASFAQFRPISLCNFLNKVLSRILADKLAPLLPRIISPNQSGFVRGRQMSYNYLLAQECPGFCGFKVPRACPSITHLGFADDILIFSSASTTSLKLLMETLVRYESISGQSINTAKSEFMVHSTLSRGRRALIQRITGFSKKEFPVRYLSCPLFVRRQKKDFFQDLSNMVYSKISSWKNRLLSPGSKVVLIKYVLSSIPLHLLGMVHPPKSTLVIIERLFANFLWGSAEGIAKHHWIRWRDLCAAKEEGGLGFRSLFDVVRAFSVKL; this is translated from the exons ATGAGCAAGGCAACTGGATTGATTCAGAGGATGGCATTG GATTCTGATAATGAGTTGTTGGAGGGAGTTCCTGCGGTGGAGGAGGTGCGACACATGATATTTTCTATGGATGGGGATAGTGCTGCGGGCCCTGATGGGTATCCAGGTAAGTTTTTCACGTTTGCTTGGGACATCATTGCTCAGGACATTTATAATGCTGTTGTTAGTTTCTTCTGTGGAGAGGAAGTGCCAAGGAGGGTTGCAACAACATTCATTGTGTTAAATCCTAAGGTGCAGAACCCAGCTTCTTTTGCACAGTTTCGACCTATAAGCCTGTGCAACTTCCTCAACAAGGTGTTATCCCGAATTCTTGCAGATAAATTAGCTCCATTGCTGCCCCGTATTATTTCTCCTAATCAGAGTGGTTTTGTCCGGGGACGTCAAATGTCTTATAACTATTTACTTGCTCAGGAG TGCCCTGGATTTTGTGGGTTCAAGGTGCCTAGGGCTTGTCCTTCTATTACTCACTTGGGTTTTGCAGATGATATTCTTATCTTTTCTAGTGCCTCGACGACTTCCTTGAAACTGCTTATGGAGACGCTGGTAAGGTATGAAAGTATCTCAGGACAAAGTATAAATACTGCCAAGAGTGAATTTATGGTTCACTCGACGTTGTCTCGGGGCAGGAGAGCTTTAATCCAGCGAATCACGGGCTTTTCCAAAAAGGAGTTTCCGGTACGCTACCTTAGTTGCCCACTATTTGTCAGGAGGCAAAAGAAGGATTTCTTTCAGGACTTGAGCAATATGGTGTACTCTAAGATTAGTTCTTGGAAGAATCGATTGTTGTCTCCAGGAAGTAAGGTTGTTCTTATCAAATATGTGTTGTCCTCGATCCCTCTTCATTTACTGGGTATGGTTCATCCCCCGAAGTCAACGCTGGTCATAATTGAAAGGCTTTTTGCTAACTTCCTTTGGGGATCTGCTGAGGGTATAGCCAAACACCACTGGATTCGCTGGAGGGACCTTTGCGCTGCTAAAGAGGAGGGCGGGTTGGGCTTCCGATCCTTGTTCGATGTGGTTAGGGCTTTCTCTGTGAAGTTGTGA
- the LOC113704941 gene encoding probable LRR receptor-like serine/threonine-protein kinase At3g47570, giving the protein MIDVASAVQYLHEEYSTPVIHCDLKPNNVLLDVDMVAHVSDFGIAKMLEKEESFAWTRTLATIGYIAPEYGSEGLISAKCDVYSYGIMLMEVFSRRKPNDEMFVGNLNLKSWINDSLPNSILQVIDAKLLKHEDENFTEKLEGFTSILELALKCVLESPTDRLSMKVVLETLKKIKLKFLQREAGNGAVFKHNLLNVMTLQLFSLMISASILRQFLRHRNHIDQ; this is encoded by the exons ATGATAGATGTGGCAAGTGCAGTGCAATATCTCCACGAAGAATATTCGACGCCTGTGATTCACTGTGATTTGAAGCCCAATAATGTCTTACTTGATGTGGATATGGTTGCCCATGTCAGCGACTTTGGTATTGCAAAAATGCTGGAAAAGGAGGAAAGCTTTGCATGGACCAGGACCTTAGCTACAATTGGATACATTGCTCCAG AGTATGGATCTGAGGGTTTGATATCAGCAAAATGTGATGTTTACAGCTATGGAATCATGCTGATGGAAGTTTTTTCAAGAAGAAAGCCTAATGATGAAATGTTTGTGGGAAATTTGAACTTGAAGAGTTGGATAAATGATTCTCTGCCTAATTCGATTCTTCAAGTTATTGATGCTAAGTTGTTGAAGCATGAGGATGAAAATTTCACTGAGAAGTTGGAGGGTTTTACATCCATCTTGGAATTAGCCTTAAAATGCGTTCTTGAATCTCCAACTGATAGACTCAGTATGAAAGTTGTTCTTGAAACACTGAAGAAGATCaaactcaaattcttgcaa AGAGAAGCAGGGAATGGAGCAGTGTTCAAACATAACCTCCTCAATGTCATGACGCTGCAGTTGTTTTCACTGATGATATCCGCTTCAATTCTTCGCCAGTTTCTTAGACACAGGAATCATATAGATCAGTGA